One [Clostridium] saccharolyticum WM1 DNA segment encodes these proteins:
- a CDS encoding GerMN domain-containing protein yields MKKFIVFLMSAMMMMSLAACTPTQPKMETTAPDPQVMASTGGASDKVPDPNAEPMEIISIYSKNDDATGLNQAMDAVSELTAEAMVDKLIEYGVLEEGTKVLKFDKGDGTATLDLSKVPEKSSDGDIIMLTAIGNTFTENFELNKLKLLVNGKNFSGGQIKQGDNDYLEYDKNYKKLK; encoded by the coding sequence ATGAAAAAATTCATCGTGTTTTTAATGAGCGCAATGATGATGATGTCCCTGGCGGCATGTACACCAACACAGCCTAAGATGGAGACTACTGCACCTGATCCTCAGGTCATGGCTTCTACGGGAGGCGCCAGTGATAAAGTTCCAGATCCCAATGCAGAGCCTATGGAGATCATCTCCATATACAGCAAAAATGATGATGCAACCGGCCTGAATCAGGCGATGGATGCGGTATCTGAGCTGACAGCAGAAGCCATGGTGGACAAGCTGATCGAATATGGGGTATTAGAAGAGGGTACAAAGGTTCTGAAATTTGATAAAGGGGATGGAACCGCCACCCTAGATTTATCCAAGGTACCGGAAAAGAGTTCAGACGGAGATATCATCATGCTGACAGCCATTGGAAATACCTTTACTGAAAATTTTGAGCTTAACAAGTTAAAACTGCTTGTAAATGGAAAGAATTTTTCCGGCGGGCAGATCAAGCAGGGTGATAATGATTACCTGGAATACGATAAAAATTATAAGAAATTGAAATAG